From the Hemicordylus capensis ecotype Gifberg chromosome 1, rHemCap1.1.pri, whole genome shotgun sequence genome, the window GGGACCCTAGGCTGGGAATGCTAGATTTAGCTTGTAAGTCCCGTCTTGGGGTGGGATCTAGTTTTTATGTGCATGGATGACAATAAAGGATACGGTTTTTAACAGTTAAGATTTTTTAATCGCATGATTAATATATAACACCTTCGGAGATGTACAAGCTTGGGAACAATGTCCAACAGTGACTGGAGGATGTattcaagattttttaaaaatagcacctTTTGGGCAAGTCCCCCTTGTCTTCTTCCAAAGAAAGATTCACCCCAGAAAACTGAAATCACCTTGGAGGGAGTTTTCTTGCATCAAAGATCAATGTGAAAATTAGGCTTTTGCAGGTAGCAAACGTTGGGGTTCCTGATCTTGTGCTTTTCTACAGCAGGCTCCGTCCATCTGTCCCAGAGGAGTTCACTGCACCCTTGgagcttcagcagcagcactttgGCTTGGTGGATGGCATGTATTCCTCCCAGTTCCTAACCCCCTAGGGTCTGCCACAGGCTATATACCCCTAGggtacctaatggcacagcgggaaagggtttgactagcaagctagaggttgccagtttgaatccctgctggtttgtttcctagacaatgggaaacacctatatcgggcagcagcaatataggaaggtgctgaaaggcactgcgcaggagatggcaatggcaaacccctcctgtattctaccaaagacaaccatagggctctgtggttgccaggagtcaacaccgactcaatggcacaccttacctttatgTAGGGTATGCCACATCAGCCCTAGCTGTAAAGCTCCCTTCCAAGCTACCCTGCAAAGGCAATACAGCTCACAGCAAAGCAACAGGGCATAACGGAAGGAATGTGTCCCCTAAGAAGGCTGATGGCATTCTTGATCAGTAAAgaacacaccccaccaccaccaccagctcagTTTCAGCTTCTGGTTTGTGTACTGAAGCACATTGAAAGGCTGGGGCCAGAACAAGACCCTGATTACTTACAGTAGAGCCTCTTGATTGGCCTTTGTTGCATTTCCAGATAATGTACTGTGTGACATCTGAGTGCCAAAATGCACATTATGTAGAAGGCATAGTTAAAGAGATGTGCTTAAATCTGGCAATAAATCTCActtaacaaaaaaacccacacaaaaaacccaacaaccccaAAACCAAAAAGTAGCTGAGGCCCCCTTgttctggatcaggaccacagcatCCAGGGAGAAGGGATTACACACCATTCCTCCTGCTCTGTTTAGGGAAAGAGGCCATCGATGCTAAGCACCCACTttacatgcagagggtcccaggttcaatctccggcttctccaagcagggctggaaaaCATCCTGTCTAAAacgcaggagagctgctgctagtcagtgtaaatCATACCGGCCTAGATGGGACctatgatctgattcagtataaagcagctttcagGTGTGAATATATTTTCTGTTGGAGGCAATTTCTGGTGGGAGAACAGTGCAGAGATAATGGGTTAGCCTGTTCCTCACATGCCATGATCACAACCCAGACCAGGGCCCCCCATGACTGTTTGTAAGAGAAATTGCCAGACTTAATTACGTATCTTAAGGATGTGTTCTATAATATATAGTTTGACTCTGAGACAACCGGTGATCCAAATTTACTAGCACATCTGGGAGGGTGGGCAACCCCCTTTCTGGCATTCCCTGTCCATGCAAACATGCATGGTGGAACTAGGCTTGAAAATCAACCATGCTGAACTTCCCTGGGCACATGCTGAAACCTCCTAGGCCCATTTGTATTTGTATGTCCATCGCTGGTCATTGCAAGGGCACACATTCTcaggattatctatctatctatctatctatctatctatctatctatctatctatctatctatcgtatttgtataccaccccaaaccaaagtctcagggatTCTCTCTTCCTGTCCTACCACTGCCACATCACATCATTTACTACCTTCTCCGCCCCACAGATTATGGCATTAAACCAAGGCATCCCAAGTTCCGGACACGAGCACCTCGTAAGGAATCGGAAAAACTGCACATTGCTCACAAGAGCAAGCGGGATGAGCCAGATTTGGAAGAGTATTATTATGACAACGTCTTTTGACCCACCTTGGGAACTGGAGACATCAACACCATTTCTGAAGTGTCCTTATACCAGCTGTTCTACAAAGACAGGAAGTAACCAAGTCGGGGGGTGAGGGAACCTACATAGGAATGTAGGCAATAACTGGGATCGTCCCCCTGCTTTGCTCTCACACTTCCATGCCTTTTTCTTGCTTTTGTGGAGAATCAGTTACGCAGCTCTGTTATGCTTTCTGCATCTGTACTATAGGTTTGGTACTTGGCACTGAATTGGGTACCCTGAGAATCTTGGCTTTCTTTGCATGCTTTTAATTCTTGTGGGTGCTGAGTGGAGTTTGCAAGCATTTGGCTACTGTCTAAAGATGGGCTTCGGATGCAAatattattttttgttgttgttgttgtgtagcAAACAGGAATATTGTACCCAGCTCTCTGATCATGACTTTTCTGCCTATGAAATCAGTTTTCTTTCTCCACTGCCCATTACTCTGTACTTCACTCCCACCTGACACTATAATTCCAAATTGTAAGAAAAGCTCACTGAGCAGCAATGCTAATACATGCAGTCcagtatatattttgaagagtttgtgtgaATTAAAGTCAGACTTCCCGATGACCTATAGATAAcgaattttgcatacacaatcttgcCATTGAAATTAGCTAAGTGTACCACTTTTTACACTGGGATACATTCAGTGaaaatttaatatatattttttgcagtttttagaagaaattctgaatatttcccaattacctacagataccaaagtttgcatgaacaatcctgccacacaaattagctgaatgcactgaatatataatgatattttaactgctattgttcgcaacacatttttaacactcaataatcagatcaataattgcAAAATGACATCATGTCCAAGAGAAGATCTTCTCacattcaaatttaccatatatggtcattctTCTATACAATGAATAATgactgaagttgaaatcctacaaatgtcaaactgttattttacttcccttttgcaagcatattaataaaAATTACTATggcatatacaggtggccctcaaatAGCAGTTTCGCCCATTCACGGGCCACCTCCCTGTATACCAATTTggttatcgggggggggggttgttttagtTATTCATGGTTTTCTACCCCCTTCCCCAAATAAAATTGTTGTACAGCTTGCCattccacaccccccccccccttctcagcTGGCACACGGGAGATTTAAAGAAGTGGCGCCAGAGACGCAGGAGCTGCTCCATCCACTGTCGCCTCTTGCACCACTTCTTTAACCCACGCCCCCCCACATCAGAATG encodes:
- the FREY1 gene encoding protein Frey isoform X1, with amino-acid sequence MELLLLLLLLIDTMLPVPSLQSRLRPSVPEEFTAPLELQQQHFGLVDDYGIKPRHPKFRTRAPRKESEKLHIAHKSKRDEPDLEEYYYDNVF
- the FREY1 gene encoding protein Frey isoform X2, with translation MELLLLLLLLIDTMLPVPSLQRLRPSVPEEFTAPLELQQQHFGLVDDYGIKPRHPKFRTRAPRKESEKLHIAHKSKRDEPDLEEYYYDNVF